A stretch of DNA from Ricinus communis isolate WT05 ecotype wild-type chromosome 4, ASM1957865v1, whole genome shotgun sequence:
CCTTGATCaaagtaaaaacaaaaatataagaactcaataaaataaataaaatttatgtatataaaaagattttaataaataaaaaataaaagtgcaaGGGCTcaatagaataaattaaaatttcaaaaacataataaaataaacagaaaaattCAGGAGcttaataataagttttataCGTGTAAACTAATCTTTGCAATAATATTCTAACATTATTatcatctaaaattatatttaaatttaagttgctttttcaaaaatattttataatggtTTAAAGTTggttaatattcattatttcatcaaacattaaaaattttaaatatcagttatattcatgtttatttataaaaataaagctgtAATGATTGGCtaaataaactatattttctatttaatttaaaagttatactttacaattaatttctaaataaaagaaataaaataaaattactaaattaaactTATGAATGAGGTCATATACTTTTATACAagtctataaaaaaaattagattttgaaCTTATAAACGAGCTAATTCACAAACTATTATTTagtttacaaataaaatagtatgctagctcataaaataaGTCAATTTACAAGAGCTAATATATTCACCCTcaaattattaagtttatgaaataaatttttagtggTTCGAGTTCCGAGCAACAACTTAATTCACTCATAATCCAATACTAATTTCTCACATCAGTGAACATTAACTAAGAGGATGAAAGCGTAATTAAAGCAAAAGAACTTGAGGGGAATAGTAATTTggttaaaaacaaaatagataaattgTCAACTGCCCCTTGAACTTGTGTCAAGGAATCAAATAGAcctaattttatatctttccaCAATTGGACTTACAATTCTTATTTTGAATGCTTACATTACACACGTTTGTTAAAGTgtataaattgaatatttttattaataaaattaattttttaatgttaattaGTATATTGATATGTTAGATGAAGATGGTGGAGTGACGGTGATGAATATAGAAATGCGATAATAATGGAAGTAAAGTGACGGTGGTGCCActattgtaaaaaaaatataattgattaaagagaaaataaataaaaaataaaaaaataaaaaaaaataaaaaaataaatattgtattataatttctaatgTGTCAAATGACAAGTAAGACGCGACCTAAAATTTAGATTGATTTGGTTTTTAAAGTTGTAGGTTGAATTGTtggaaaaaatatgaaattagacTAATTCGATCCAATAACATAAGTTTAGCGGCTATTTGAACCTTTGTCTAAAACGAAATTGAGATTATAAGCCCGTGGCACCCTCTACCATCAGCGCGCACGTTAAAAACCGTGCGCCGATTCATCATCCTCAACAGACACAGCAATGAGCGAGCAATTCTCCAAAACTAGAAAACCAAAATCACCAGAAACCAAATCACTATCTGCAATGGCGCGAAAATCCTCTCTTCTCAAACAGACCCTAATTTTCTCAATTTGCTTGATCCTCGCTCTCTACGCTGTCTTCAAcactttcttcaatccaactACCTCTTCTTTACTATACCCTTCTCCAGAGGATAACAGTCTGTCCGGTTTTCCCGGGAAAGTGACAGAAAACAACGACAACAACAACATAAACAAGGTAAAGATTTTCATGTATGATCTACCTAAAAAGTTCACCACTGGTATAATCCAGCAACACGCGCTGGCGCGTGGGTCTAAAGACACGTCGAATGTGAAGTACCCAGGCCACCAGCACATGGGTGAGTGGTACTTGTTTTCGGATCTGAACCGACCCGAACACGGGAGAATCGGGTCACCCGTAGTTAAAGTGGATGACCCAGATGAGGCTGACTTGTTTTATGTTCCtgtgttttcttctttaagtttAATAGTGAACCCTGTTCGACCGGCGGGAACCGAGCCAGGTTTGGTTCAACATTATAGTGATGAGGAGATGCAGGAGCAGTTGGTGGAGTGGTTAGAGCAACAGGAGTATTGGAAAAGGAATAATGGGAGAGACCATGTGATTATAGCTGGTGATCCGAATGCGCTTTACCGGGTGTTGGATCGGGTCAAGAATGCTATTTTACTGCTGTCGGATTTTGGACGGGTTAGACCCGACCAAGGGTCGCTAGTGAAAGATATTATAGTGCCTTATTCTCATAGAATTAATGTTTATAATGGTGATATTGGTGTTAGGGATCGAAATACATTGTTGTTTTTCATGGGAAATCGTTATCGGAAAGATGTAAGTTACTTCTCTGATTGCTGTTACTGTTgtgaaaagatttaattttattatctttgaaGTGTAAGATTTCATATTTTGgctttgaattatttaaagtaGTGATCTTGGCTCACAATTATGGTTCTGGTTTGGATGTGTTAAGATACTTTTGAATCTGATGTTCAATTTGAAATGCATTTTTTTTGGTCAGGGAGGTAAAATTCGTGATTTGCTATTCCAAATGCTCGAATCGGAAGAAGATGTTGTGATAAAACATGGAACTCAATCAAGGGAGAATCGACGAGCAGCTTCACGCGGAATGCATACATCAAAGTTTTGTTTAAATCCTGCTGGTGATACTCCATCAGCTTGCAGACTTTTTGATTCTATTGTTAGCTTGTGTGTTCCCGTAATAGTCAGTGACAGTATTGAGTTGCCTTTTGAAGATGTCATAGATTATACAAAGATTGCAATCTTCGTAGAGACAACTGATTCTTTAAAGCCAggatatttagttaaattgcTCAGGGAAGTAACCTCCGAGAGGATTCTGGAATATCAGAAAGAGCTGAAAAAGGTAAATAACATTAGAATACCTACACTACTATCAGTCTCTTTTCAAGTTATTTCTATTATTGCTTTCGCTTGTTGGCTTTTTCTCTTTACTTTCAGTTGTTGGGATGTTGCAAATCTAATCATTTTTGGCAATCATATGAACCCTTaatcatttttcttgtttggtAGAACTATGCTTGATCCTTTTCCATGTTCAATATAACATAATTTCCAATTGGCTTGCTGCGTCCTGTTAtttgatttgaaaaaaaaaaaaaactcccTATTTAGAATacactttttatatttcttttctcctttgcTGTCATTTTAAATTGAGAACATATCAGCACTAATGTGGCCCTTGTTCTCTTTCACtgttttcaatttaatcaGGTATGCCATAAATGAACAGCCAAGTTTATATCAATAGTTCCATCTAGAtagcatatataaatatagaaattggTAGCCTAAATATAACAGAGGCATGCTTTTTCTTGGAAACTCGGTGCATGCCTTAGGTAGTTTGCGCCATATGACCATGGTAGAGGTGGTAGACCTAGCACCTGTTCTGCCTTTTTCCTCGACACCCATTTAACAACTGTGACAGAAATAGACTAGGGGTTGTTTGGGTTCTGACTGCTTGGAGGTGGTTGGACCTCCCAATTTAATTGTTTTGCTGGGCCTCCAATAGAAACCTTTTGCTGAACGTTTATCTCTTATATTTGGTTCATTAACTATGAAGCAATATATGTAGAATCATGCAACTTTAAGTACATAAATGATCTTGAAATTGCTAATTTAAATGAAACAATTCATAAGGCGAAGGGTCTAGTGAATTATGGTGTAGCTGAgcttccttcctttctttttctctttctatctTATTCCCCCCTATAATTATCGAGATAAGTTTAGGATCCTTCATTTATGCAAAACTTTCATGCTTGAAATTGTGTTCAGTTTTGTATCCATTACTAATTTCGATTTTGTGCAAAGTATGTTACTGTTACTTTGAGAATATGTTGGGAGTTGTGTATTTCGACCATATCTTAGGGATGACTATGAAATTTTGTAGAGGGGCCAACTAAGAGCCTGATTTGTGTTATTCCATAAAACTGCCTCCCTTCCCCCCCTactttctcttattttctgTGATTTTTGATCACTAGTTGCTAATGTATTATGCTGCTCAAAGCCAGTTATCACGTCAAGTGCACTCTTACATTGCTGTTACTTCTATAATGTCGATACCTTTATATAGTAATGCAAGGGTAGTTGTTCCGAAGATATCACTTCTATGGGAATTGATTTAATCCTTCATTCAATATTTAGTGACTAGTCTTATTAGATAATTACCCTCTGCTTGGAGCATACCacattcttaatttttttttctttttaaattttctcttGCCAATCTGTGGATTGTTTGGAAGGGGAAAGATGAGAACATGGGGATGTagtagaaagaaagaaattattattaccaTTCTGCAGGGAAGCATCATTTTCCTATGTTTCCAATGTCATTTTTTTCAACACTCGTTCATTGGTTATTGACAATCATGATCCTTacagaaaagcaaaaaagggATATAATCTAAGTAGCTCTAGCACTTGACATGCAAGAAGATAACAATTAAACTTTGCATATGATATCATGCATAATCTTGTGATGTGCTTCTAGAAAATGGCTCTTTGTGAATTAGATTAACCATGTGGTTATATACTTGCATTTTTCACATTGTGCAAATAATGATCTTAGTTTGTagtagaaattaaatttgtcGAAATTTGTTCCTGTTTAATGTTTACTTCTTATCTGCATTATAGATAGCTTGGTTGTCTAAACCTTGGTGTCAAACCCTGGACACAATGCTGGTTCAAACTAGGCCCATGGCCTTTGTGATGATTCTTGTGATTAGGATCAAAGAAAATACATCATAATTATATCATGcctttcaaaattgttgataAGGTTTTTCAAGCCTTCAATGGCTTGTTGGGTTACTATTTCGTTCGGAATGTTTCTACTTTAATGAAGTCAGCTGTTGagtgataaaaattattggtAACCACCGATGTCAATATTTAAGAATTGTGCTTTAAATTTTGTGATACAGGTGACCCGGTACTTTGAGTATGACAATTCAAACGGAACTGTGAATGAAATATGGCGCCAAGTTGCACAGAAGTTACCGCTCATAAGATTAATGACTAATCGCGATAGAAGGCTTGTTAAGAGGGACTGGAGTCAACCAGATTGTTCTTGTTTATGTACAAATCAGACTGGGCTAATCATCTCCCTATGATGCCAACTTTATTCATAGTATTGGAAGATGACGCCCGCAAAACTTAGCACGGAGCTCTTATTAAATCTGTGGGAGAAGACTTTTTCTCTGTCTTGAAGAACAGGAAACGTTATCGCATAGTTGTTATTTATTGGAAAAGATGGAAGGCTCTCCTGCTTCTTCCATAGGTGGGTTTGAGCACATTTGCCTCAGAGGTGGAGATTGTCCCATTCAAAGGTTTCTTGCATACTTTGTTGTTGTATGCTATATAAAGCACATAATCAGCAGTTGAAAGATTCAGCCTCTAGCTGTTGTTATCATTCGTTTGTACAtgttaaagaataaaatttgtccattttataattgattctTGTAGTTATTTGGATCCAACCTCTTTCTGTAAATCGTAAATGCACTCATCTTACAAGTTGGCTTTGTAAGGCGAGTAGGAGGGGAGGGGAGGAAcggtattttttatatataatatgaatatgataaaaatgtataatttatttaaaataagattgttatttttaaaaaatttaaattcctataaatataaaataaaaaaaatatgtttcattttttatccttctattttcatatatatatatatatatatatatatattttctggCAGAACATGAAGCGTAATCTGGTAGCTACTTCGTCAAATAACTGTTGGTATTATTTggtattagtaaaaataatagaaataatagaaagagtatcaaaataaaacaaattggATTTGAtactaaatgaatataaatggTTAAAATTTGCTACCAGTGGGACATTTTACCCCTTTAAATTACTGTTGAATATCCTATGACTTTTAAATTCTAAGAAAGTCTTTAATTCTCTTAATCTAATATGCCcccttaaataaaaactgtaatttatatttgaaacgaaacaaaacaaaattttataatcaaatcaTTTATGTTATTATCTCACTGTAATATAGAAATACAAGAAAAACTGCAAGGGGGTTCCTAACTAATGTTGAAACATCATTTCATTAGTGAACTTAAGAAAGCCATAGTCCTGGCTGCAGCCTACAGGCAATTGGAAATATCGTACTCTATTTTCACAAGGTGGTGCATtccaaaataataacaaaagaaacttTCACTTGCAAGTTGTACAGAAGCATTGAAAGGTTAAAGAGAGACaataagaaagagaagatgGTCTAATCAAGCTTCAAGTAGTTTGTTTCAAATCTTTAACCAGGTGGCCATTTCATTTGTCTGCCACCCAAGACATGCAAGTGAAGATGGTAAACAGATTGACCTGGAAAGAATTAAGAGAACGCATCAACATAAGCATTGATCAGTAAGAACTTAGTCACAGAAGTCAGATTACTACTTACAAGCAGTAGGACCACTGTTGATTACAACACGAAACCCATCAAGGATGCCTTCTTTTTCCGCCACTATTTTGGCAGCATAGAGAAGTTCACCTAGAATCTCCCCATGCCTTGCTTCTGCCTGACAAGGTAGCATGttatcaaaatatatgaattctGATTTGGAAAGTTAAGCAGAGAGTCCCCACCAAAGTATGAATTTTGCGCATGCCTTAATCTTTTATGATTCAGCAGAATCACTAAAGGATTTATATCAACTTACAGTTTTACACTTGTTACA
This window harbors:
- the LOC8289492 gene encoding probable arabinosyltransferase ARAD1 isoform X1; its protein translation is MSEQFSKTRKPKSPETKSLSAMARKSSLLKQTLIFSICLILALYAVFNTFFNPTTSSLLYPSPEDNSLSGFPGKVTENNDNNNINKVKIFMYDLPKKFTTGIIQQHALARGSKDTSNVKYPGHQHMGEWYLFSDLNRPEHGRIGSPVVKVDDPDEADLFYVPVFSSLSLIVNPVRPAGTEPGLVQHYSDEEMQEQLVEWLEQQEYWKRNNGRDHVIIAGDPNALYRVLDRVKNAILLLSDFGRVRPDQGSLVKDIIVPYSHRINVYNGDIGVRDRNTLLFFMGNRYRKDGGKIRDLLFQMLESEEDVVIKHGTQSRENRRAASRGMHTSKFCLNPAGDTPSACRLFDSIVSLCVPVIVSDSIELPFEDVIDYTKIAIFVETTDSLKPGYLVKLLREVTSERILEYQKELKKVTRYFEYDNSNGTVNEIWRQVAQKLPLIRLMTNRDRRLVKRDWSQPDCSCLCTNQTGLIISL
- the LOC8289492 gene encoding probable arabinosyltransferase ARAD1 isoform X2, giving the protein MSEQFSKTRKPKSPETKSLSAMARKSSLLKQTLIFSICLILALYAVFNTFFNPTTSSLLYPSPEDNSLSGFPGKVTENNDNNNINKVKIFMYDLPKKFTTGIIQQHALARGSKDTSNVKYPGHQHMVNPVRPAGTEPGLVQHYSDEEMQEQLVEWLEQQEYWKRNNGRDHVIIAGDPNALYRVLDRVKNAILLLSDFGRVRPDQGSLVKDIIVPYSHRINVYNGDIGVRDRNTLLFFMGNRYRKDGGKIRDLLFQMLESEEDVVIKHGTQSRENRRAASRGMHTSKFCLNPAGDTPSACRLFDSIVSLCVPVIVSDSIELPFEDVIDYTKIAIFVETTDSLKPGYLVKLLREVTSERILEYQKELKKVTRYFEYDNSNGTVNEIWRQVAQKLPLIRLMTNRDRRLVKRDWSQPDCSCLCTNQTGLIISL